The sequence TGCCCTTTGTTACCGGCAATGCGTTGACCGGCGTGGACAACGCACGCCGCGACTGCGTCACCACGGTTTCCAACTCGGTCGACACCGGCTGCGTCGCAGCCCAACCTGGAGCGTCCGGGTCGGGCGTGGCAACCGCCTTGTTCTTGTCGCAACCGGCGAGCAGGAGCAAAGCGAGCGTCAGTCCAAGGCGACAACATTGGCTAGATCGCATCATCCGTCGTCCGCAAGGCATGCCGCCTCACTCGAGCGTCCTCGCTAATCCACCCGCGGCAGCGTCAGGCCGGGTTGGTCCTGATACTTGCCCTTCTTGTCCGCGTAGCTGACGGCACACGTGCGATCGCCTTTCAGGAAGATCAGCTGCGCGATGCCTTCGTTGGCGTAGATCTTGGCGGGCAGGGGGGTGGTGTTGCTGATTTCCAGCGTGATCTTGCCGCGCCATTCGGGTTCGATCGGTGTCACGTTCACGATGATGCCGCAGCGGGCATACGTGCTCTTGCCGACGCAGATCGCCAGCACGTCGCGCGGGATGTCGACGTATTCCACCGTCTCGCACAGCGCGAAGCTGTTCGGCGGGATCAGGACGTGATCTTTACCCGTCTCATCGGTGTCGACGGTGACGAAGGAGCGTTCCGAGAAGTTCTTCGGATCGATCACCTCGGAGTTGACGTTGGTGAATATCTTGAAGACCGACCCGACCCTTATGTCGTAGCCGTAGCTGCTGACACCGAAGCTGACGCGGCCGGGGCGCTTTTCGTTGTCTTGGAAGGGCTCGATGCCGACGAGCTCACGGATTTGGGTATCGCACAAGATGCCCATGATGGTACGTCCTCAGTAAAAGTCGATGCGCGACCGGACTCGCGATAGCTTCGGGACTCCGCCCGTGACGAACCGCGATGGGTCGTGCGAAAATCAGTTTTGAGGTCGTCTTCCTGACGACGGAATTGAATCTGCCCCACGGCCTGCGTCCATCGGCCGCTTCTTGTGCCCTGACGCATCTGCTGAACAACCGGCGTGCCACCAATCGGTCGACCCGATCTCCCACTTGGCCCGCCAGCACACATACGCCCGCCAACTTGCCCAAGTTCGCGAACGAACCGGAATATTACACTACATCTTGTGTTCTTCAACTTTATCTTCACTAAATGTAGCGCAGTGGTCGGTGAGAGGTGTGTAAGGCGAAGACTTCACAATGGTTAGGTTATCGTGAATTTTCGTCCGGCCGAATCTTGGTGATGTGCGGCCCATGTTATCCACCGAAGTTTTGCACATAGTGGACAACTGACGGTTCTCGGACGGTGGAAAAGTGCACCAGATCTTGTGGTGCCAGCGGCGGTGGGGGCGACATCGACAGGATGACGCTTTCGGGTGCGACGCCACGCCGAATCGGCGGGTGGGGAGGTGGAGTTGAAGTACCGCCAAGGAAGAGTCTGTGTCTCTCCCCCTGTCCTCCTCTCCCCCGTATTTGGTCAAGAGGAAGAGGTTGAACCACAGAGGAAACAAAGAGCACAGAGGCGGACACCGAGCGGAATCCCTTCTGATTCGGATCTGGCCTTTGGTCATTTGTTTGGCATTGGAGCTTGGGATTTCGCCTTTGCCCTCCATTCGACGGCCCCATCTGCACCGACTAAAGTCTTCCCATGGCATCTTTCCTCGTTATCGCCCCGCATCCGGATGACGCTGAGCTTGGCATGGGGGGCACGATTCTGAAACTGAAGGCGGCGGGGCATCGGGTGCATATCGTCGACATGACCAACGGCGAGCCGACGCCGTTCGGCAGTCCAGAGATCCGGGAGAGGGAATGGACGGCCGCAGGGAAGGTGCTGGGAGTGTCGCGGTCGAACCTGGGGCTGCACAATCGTATGGTTCAGCACACGATCGAGGCCCGGCACAAGCTGGCGAGCGTGGTGCGCGAGCACAAGCCGGACGTGATGTTCGTGCCGTACCCGATCGATGCGCATCCGGATCACGTTGCCGTCACGAAGATCGCGGAGGACGCGCGGTTCGATGCGAAGCTGACCAAGTGCGACACGATCCACGGCTCGCCGTGGCATCCGAAGCGCATCATCTATTACTTCTGCACGCACCTGAAGATGAATTTCGACCCGACGTTCTGCATCGATATCAGCGACACCTACGCGACGAAGATCGAAAGTGTGAAGTGTTACGCCAGCCAGTTCGTCGGCAACAGCGGCCACGTGCCGGAGATGGTGGGGCAGATCACCGCGTACTTCGGGAACCGGATTGGAGTGGCGCACGCCGAGCCGTTCTTCACGCGGGAAGTGCTGGGGTTGGGAGGATTGGATCAGCTCGTCTAAGGGACGTTTCCGGCCCATCGGCCCTTGGCCATTCCGGCCGTTGCACATAGGCTATAGCTTTACTGATTACCGGAGCACGCCATGGCCGACGATTCGTTTTCGCTGCATATCGATACTGATTGGAAGAAGCAGGCGCAGGAGGAGAAGAAGCGCTTAGCAGAGGAACAGGCCAAGCGGTCCGCGCCGCCCGCCAACCCGGCCGCGGCCGCCCCGACCACGGGTGCGAGTGCCGCGGCGCCAACTGCGGGCCGTGGGTCGGCCGCCAGTGCACGCGGCCCGCGCGAGATGCCGCCGGCGTCGTTCGCGACGCTCGTGCAGACGGCGTTGACGCAGGCACTCTTTTACATGGGCGAACTCGGATCGCAGGGGCCTGAGGGCATTAACCTGGACATGGCCAAGCACCAGATTGACACGCTGGCGGTGCTGGAGGACAAGACCAAGGGCAACCTGACCGCCGACGAACAACGCGTGCTGGACGCGGCGCTGTACGAGACGCGCATGCGGTACGTGTCAGTGGCGTCGCAGTACCTGTAGGTGCCTGAGGAATTCGTGCCCTCATTCTGCGCGCGTTATGCAGACCTACATGATCCTCCTTGCTAGCGAATTCTGGAATTTCGGCTATCTGGTACCCGCGTTCTTTTTACTCTACGCGGTTATCGTCGCAGGTGCGGTTTGGTTCGCGCTATGGCTAACGCGCGATCAACCCACTGGGCGCCAGAGCCCACGCTCTGCTCGTGCAAAGCCGCCGGAGTGAGAGAGGAAAGCCACTGATCAAACGCCCGCGGGCCGGTGCATCGCTGCACCGGCCCGCTTCGTTCCTACAGATTCTAACAACGACCCGTCGCTTACCGCGGCCGTGAACCGAATGGCCGGGGCTCCTGTTCCATCTCAACGTTGTTGTAGCGCAACAGCGTTCCCTTGGCCTTTTCCAGTCGGGCGATGGCGGTGTTGTAGTTGCTGATGCTGGCGGCCTCGGCGCGGGCGGTTTCGGCCAGGCGAGCCTGGGCGTCAAGCTTCAGGTTGACGAACTCGGGGGTCAGCGGTTCCTGGTTGTCCTCGCGCTGCTGTAACGCGGCGAGGTTGTCGGCGGCGGCGAAGCGGGCCCGGCGGGTGGCGGCGATCTCGTTGTAGCTCACCTCCACGTCGCGCAACTGCTGCTTCACGTCCAGCGCGACCTGCTCGATCAGGCTGCGGTAGCTCTCGATCGCCTGCTGCCGCTGCAGCAAAGCCCGCTGATGAATCGCGCGGGCGGCGCGGTTGCCGATCGGGATCTCGAAGACGAACCCGAGCGACCACGTGTTGTATTCCTGGTCGCCCAGCGTGCTGTAGGCGCCGTCGATGTCCTCGCCGATGCCCTGCAGGCCGTACGTGCCCTGCAGGTTCAGCGACGGCAGCAGGTTGTTCTTGGCCACGCTGGCCGCGATCGACGCCGAGTCGATGCGCAGCTGCTGCTGGCCCAGTTCCAGGCGGAAATCGAGGGCGGTCTTGATCTGGTCTTCCAGCACGAATGAGACGGGCAGTTCCACCGGGTCCGACGCCGGCAGCAGGGTGGTGCCGGACGACACGGGCATGTCCGGGTCGTTCATCACGCGCTTGAGCTGGTCCGACAGGTTCTGCACCTGCTGCCGAGCCCGAAGCAGCGCCGCGGAGCGGCTCTCGGCGCTGGCGAACGCCTGCGACACCTGCACGCGGCTGACGTCCTGCCCGATACGCTTGCGCAGCAGGTCGACCGTGCTCAGCGTCTCGTTGTACAGCCGCTCGGCGATCAGAAGCTCGCGCTCGGCCTGCACGAGCTGCCAATAGGTGCGCTCGGCCAGCTCGAGGTTGTCCTCGATCGCCTTGCGGAACTCGAGCAGCGACACCCGCTGGGCGTTGCGGGCGATCACGATGCGCGCCTGGTTTACGGTAAAGCCCGCATCGCGCAACAGCGGTTGCGTGACCTGAAACGTGATGTCGTTCAGGTAGTACGGGTTGACGCCGAACTGCACGTTGCGCGAGATGCGCTGAATGCCCGTACGCAGCTCGACCTGCCCGCCGCTGGTGAGGATCTGGCGGATGCCGGTCTGCCCCTGAGTGACGCGCGAGATGGTCGGGTCAAATGGATTGCCTGTCTGCAGGCCCTGCGCGGGCGTGAGGATCTTCGAGTCCTGGTATTGCAGGTTCGCGAAGAGCGCGGGATCGAACCGCGCGTCGGCCTCGATCACGCGTGTCGCTTCGACTGCGGGGTCGAAGCTGGCGATCTTTACGTCCAGGCTGTACGCGATCGTTCGCTGGATGACTTCTTTGAGCCCGATGCGTTCGGTTTCCGCGAACAACTCAGGGGTCGTCAGTTCGACGACCGGCGCGGTGGACGGCCCGGCGATGCCACCGCTGTCACGCGTGGTGGGGCCGGTGGTCGGGCGGGTCGCAGCGCGGGTGGTGCGGTTGCCGGTGGCGGGCTGAGCCTGCTGTTCGGGGGGCGCGTCGAGCGGGCTGACGAACGTCGTCGGCAGGGGCGGCATGGCCGCCGGTGAGAACTCGCTGGAACGGGCGCGCTCGTCCGACTGCAGCGCCCGCGGGCGAAATGGTGGTGGCTCGGCCGCGTTGCAACCGGCAATCGCCAAGCCCAGAACCAGTACGCTCGTCTTCCGCTTCCGCATCATGCCCATTCAGTATGCTCCATCCGTGTTTGGGCGGGCATTGTAGGAACGGCGCGGCCGCTTTCCAACAAGGTTGAGGCTGTCAACTGGAAAAATGTCGACCGCGGGTGACCTCTGGACTTCATGTCGCGGCGGGTCCACATCGTTTCGCGCCGGCAACGCGCGACAGTATGATCCCGGGCATGAGTGAATCGGCCACCGTCAGCACGCCCGCGATCGAACGAAAGTCCTTCGAAGCCCCCGTCCGCGACATCATGGATGGCGCGGCCCGCTGGGAGATGAAGATTCACGACCACGGCCTCGTTGCCCTGGTCGACGTGATGCCGCGCCTCGTCCCCGAGGGCAAGACCGCCGACTTTGCCATCGTGCAGGCGGCGCGCGTGTCGTACGGCGAGGGGACCAAGCTGGTGAACGAGGACACCGGCCTCATTCGCTACCTCGCGCGGCACCGGCATTCGACGCCGTTCGAGATGGTCGAGTTCAAGTTCCACCACGTGATGCCGATCTTCATCGCACGGCAATGGATCCGCCATCGCACTGCCAACGTGAACGAGTACAGCGCGCGGTACAGCATCGTGAAGGACCGCTTCTACCGCCCCAGCCTCGATAACGTGCGCAAGCAGAGCACCAGCAATCGTCAGGGCGGCGAAGGCCCGACCGACGTCGCGACGGGCCAGGAGTTTCTGGACTACCTGGATGAGATCGAACGCAGCTACGAGAAGTACCAGCACTTCATCGACAAGGGCGTCGCCCGCGAGATTGCCCGCATCGCGCTGCCGGCTAGCGTGTACACCGAGTGGTACTGGAAGGTGGATCTGCACAACCTGCTGCGCTTCCTCAGCCTGCGCATGGACCCCCACGCCCAGCAGGAAATTCGCGACTACGCGTGGGCCATGTTCGAGCTGATCCGCCCCGTGGTGCCGGTGGCCGCCCAGGCGTTCTTGGATTACGACTTCGAGGCCATGCACCTCACGCGGCTCGAGATCGAGGCCATCAAGTCCGGCCAACCCCTGAACACAACCAACAAGCGCGAGACGGCGGAGTGGGAAGCTAAGAAGGGGAAGCTGGGGTTGTAGTGAGCCTGTATTGGGAGACTGCGATGCCGGTGCCAACGATCACTCTGCTGGGTGAAAAGTTCGTCGTAATACCCGAAGCGGAATACCTGCGACTGAAGCGGTCCGCCAAATCCGGGCAAGCCAAGCGCAAAAGGCGCATCCCTTCGGCAGAAGACTTGGCGGACATTGCGGAGATCAAACGCATAAAAGCCGATCTTACGCAGAAGTTCATTCCGTGGAGTGAGGCCAAGAAGCGGCTGCGTAGGCTCTAGTGAGATCAGTCGATGAAACAGGACATTGAAACGTTCGTTCACGAAAGAGTCGCGTATCTTGCAAATGCGGGGCTTGCCCGTCGCGGCCCAGTGCCGGAAGAGGTGGTCCGCGAAACCGCCAGGCGCTTTCAGGAACAGTTCGGGTTCGACCTTCCAGCAATCTACTTAGACATCTGCCGGATCGAAGACGGTATCGAATGTGGTGGTGCGGCGCTGTTCGGTCTAATCACGCGCACAGAATCTGGCGCGGACTTCCCGTGGACTGAAGGATTGCTGGATGCCTACGAAACGCAGGTGGTTGACATAGGCGAAGAGGAGTTCATCCCGTTCGGACTAGCGACGGACGGAGGTGACCAATACGGGTACGATTTGACCGATCAGCAGTTTGTTCGAATCGTCAGACATCGAAGCGATAGACAACAGACCTACGCCGACTTCGAAGACATGTTTCGCGACTTCGTCGCGCGGGGCCGCCAGTTTGAATAGCGACAACGTTCAGTTGCCGCAAGGAGCTTAATGCCCGACCTTCCCCCCATCCAAACGCGCCAACTGTTGCCCGACGCCAACGAGTCGTGGCGGATCTTCCGGATCATGTCCGAGTTCGTGGAAGGGTTCGAGGTGATGGGCCGCGTGGGGCAGGCGGTGACGATCTTCGGTAGCGCGCGCACGAAGCCGGACGACCCGTACTTCAAGGCGGCCGAGGAGACCGCCCGGCTGCTGGTGAAGAAGAAGTACGCCATCATCACCGGGGGTGGGCCAGGCATTATGGAGGCGGGGAATAAGGGGGCGTTCGAGGCCAAGGGGACCAGTGTTGGGCTGAACATCACGCTGCCGCAGGAGCAGGAGGGGAACCGCTATCAGACAGTCCCGCTCGACTTCCACTACTTCTATGTGCGCAAG is a genomic window of Tepidisphaeraceae bacterium containing:
- a CDS encoding DUF1844 domain-containing protein; this encodes MADDSFSLHIDTDWKKQAQEEKKRLAEEQAKRSAPPANPAAAAPTTGASAAAPTAGRGSAASARGPREMPPASFATLVQTALTQALFYMGELGSQGPEGINLDMAKHQIDTLAVLEDKTKGNLTADEQRVLDAALYETRMRYVSVASQYL
- a CDS encoding SMI1/KNR4 family protein, producing the protein MKQDIETFVHERVAYLANAGLARRGPVPEEVVRETARRFQEQFGFDLPAIYLDICRIEDGIECGGAALFGLITRTESGADFPWTEGLLDAYETQVVDIGEEEFIPFGLATDGGDQYGYDLTDQQFVRIVRHRSDRQQTYADFEDMFRDFVARGRQFE
- the bshB1 gene encoding bacillithiol biosynthesis deacetylase BshB1; translated protein: MASFLVIAPHPDDAELGMGGTILKLKAAGHRVHIVDMTNGEPTPFGSPEIREREWTAAGKVLGVSRSNLGLHNRMVQHTIEARHKLASVVREHKPDVMFVPYPIDAHPDHVAVTKIAEDARFDAKLTKCDTIHGSPWHPKRIIYYFCTHLKMNFDPTFCIDISDTYATKIESVKCYASQFVGNSGHVPEMVGQITAYFGNRIGVAHAEPFFTREVLGLGGLDQLV
- the thyX gene encoding FAD-dependent thymidylate synthase, coding for MSESATVSTPAIERKSFEAPVRDIMDGAARWEMKIHDHGLVALVDVMPRLVPEGKTADFAIVQAARVSYGEGTKLVNEDTGLIRYLARHRHSTPFEMVEFKFHHVMPIFIARQWIRHRTANVNEYSARYSIVKDRFYRPSLDNVRKQSTSNRQGGEGPTDVATGQEFLDYLDEIERSYEKYQHFIDKGVAREIARIALPASVYTEWYWKVDLHNLLRFLSLRMDPHAQQEIRDYAWAMFELIRPVVPVAAQAFLDYDFEAMHLTRLEIEAIKSGQPLNTTNKRETAEWEAKKGKLGL
- the dcd gene encoding dCTP deaminase → MGILCDTQIRELVGIEPFQDNEKRPGRVSFGVSSYGYDIRVGSVFKIFTNVNSEVIDPKNFSERSFVTVDTDETGKDHVLIPPNSFALCETVEYVDIPRDVLAICVGKSTYARCGIIVNVTPIEPEWRGKITLEISNTTPLPAKIYANEGIAQLIFLKGDRTCAVSYADKKGKYQDQPGLTLPRVD
- a CDS encoding TolC family protein — encoded protein: MMRKRKTSVLVLGLAIAGCNAAEPPPFRPRALQSDERARSSEFSPAAMPPLPTTFVSPLDAPPEQQAQPATGNRTTRAATRPTTGPTTRDSGGIAGPSTAPVVELTTPELFAETERIGLKEVIQRTIAYSLDVKIASFDPAVEATRVIEADARFDPALFANLQYQDSKILTPAQGLQTGNPFDPTISRVTQGQTGIRQILTSGGQVELRTGIQRISRNVQFGVNPYYLNDITFQVTQPLLRDAGFTVNQARIVIARNAQRVSLLEFRKAIEDNLELAERTYWQLVQAERELLIAERLYNETLSTVDLLRKRIGQDVSRVQVSQAFASAESRSAALLRARQQVQNLSDQLKRVMNDPDMPVSSGTTLLPASDPVELPVSFVLEDQIKTALDFRLELGQQQLRIDSASIAASVAKNNLLPSLNLQGTYGLQGIGEDIDGAYSTLGDQEYNTWSLGFVFEIPIGNRAARAIHQRALLQRQQAIESYRSLIEQVALDVKQQLRDVEVSYNEIAATRRARFAAADNLAALQQREDNQEPLTPEFVNLKLDAQARLAETARAEAASISNYNTAIARLEKAKGTLLRYNNVEMEQEPRPFGSRPR